In the genome of Xenopus laevis strain J_2021 chromosome 1S, Xenopus_laevis_v10.1, whole genome shotgun sequence, one region contains:
- the rorb.S gene encoding nuclear receptor ROR-beta, translating into MRAQIEVIPCKICGDKSSGIHYGVITCEGCKGFFRRSQQNNASYSCPRQRNCLIDRTNRNRCQHCRLQKCLALGMSRDAVKFGRMSKKQRDSLYAEVQKHQQRLQEQRQQQSGEAEALARVYSSNISNGLSNLNNDTGGTYANGHVIELPKSEYYSVDSAQPSPDQSGIDMTGMKQIKQEPIYDLTSIPNLFMYSSFNNGQISQGISMSDIDRVAQNIIKSHLETCQYTVEELHQLAWQTHTYEEIKIYQNKTREALWQQCAIQITHAIQYVVEFAKRITGFMELCQNDQILLLKSGCLEVVLVRMSRAFNPLNNTVLFEGKYGGMQMFKSLGSDDFVNEAFDFAKSLCSLQLTEEEIALFSAAVLISPERPWLIDPRKVQKLQERIYFALQHVIQKNHLDDETLAKLIAKIPNITALCNLHGEKLQVFKQTHPEIVNTLFPPLYKELFNPDSSTSCK; encoded by the exons GGATTCTTCAGGCGAAGTCAACAGAATAATGCCTCTTACTCCTGCCCGCGGCAGAGAAACTGTTTAATTGACAGAACTAATAGAAACCGCTGTCAACATTGTAGACTGCAAAAATGTCTTGCACTAGGAATGTCTAGAGATG CTGTAAAATTTGGAAGAATGTCAAAAAAACAGAGGGACAGTCTTTATGCTGAGGTCCAGAAACACCAGCAACGATTGCAAGAACAGAGACAGCAGCAAAGTGGAGAAGCAGAAGCCTTAGCCAGGGTTTATAGTAGTAACATCAGTAATGGTTTAAGTAATCTCAACAATGATACAGGAGGCACTTATGCCAATGGACATGTGATTGAACTTCCCAAATCGGAGTACTACAGTGTGGATTCTGCTCAACCTTCCCCGGATCAATCTGGTATAGACATGACGGGAATGAAACAGATAAAGCAAGAACCCATCTATGACCTTACGTCCATACCAAACTTATTTATGTATAGTTCTTTTAACAACGGACAGATCTCACAAGGAATAAGCATGAGTGACATAG ATCGAGTTGCACAGAACATCATAAAGTCACATTTGGAGACATGTCAGTACACGGTAGAAGAACTACATCAGCTAGCATGGCAAACGCATACCtatgaagaaattaaaatataccaGAACAAG ACAAGGGAAGCTTTGTGGCAGCAGTGTGCCATTCAGATAACCCATGCAATCCAATATGTGGTGGAGTTTGCTAAACGAATAACAGGGTTTATGGAACTTTGCCAGAATGATCAAATATTGCTACTTAAGTCAG GCTGCTTGGAAGTTGTTTTAGTACGAATGTCCCGTGCCTTCAATCCGCTAAACAACACTGTTCTATTTGAAGGAAAATATGGAGGGATGCAAATGTTCAAATCATtag GTTCTGATGATTTTGTAAATGAGGCATTTGACTTTGCAAAAAGTTTATGTTCCCTTCAGTTAACTGAGGAGGAGATTGCCTTGTTTTCTGCAGCTGTACTGATATCACCAG AGAGACCTTGGCTGATAGACCCGAGAAAAGTCCAAAAGCTCCAAGAGAGAATTTATTTTGCACTTCAGCATGTGATTCAGAAGAACCACTTAGATGATGAGACACTGGCAAAG CTAATAGCCAAGATACCAAACATAACTGCACTTTGCAACTTGCACGGAGAGAAGCTGCAGGTATTTAAGCAAACTCATCCCGAGATAGTGAATACACTGTTCCCTCCATTGTATAAAGAGCTTTTCAATCCAGACTCAAGCACTAGCTGCAAGTGA